The Podospora pseudopauciseta strain CBS 411.78 chromosome 2 map unlocalized CBS411.78m_2, whole genome shotgun sequence genome has a window encoding:
- a CDS encoding uncharacterized protein (COG:K; EggNog:ENOG503P1XP): protein MIRRQTNPLLANLLDRVSQPQQLFSPIRVFDNSNRLLSLHSSQELRLNSKPYFIGNFHQSRGLSKSARERPDHKSTSQKGSLPGKGESLLSSPPTSQLLTRPLSLLSSQNWYTEPPAPATESNHPTVDTSKSGAATMDQNPGYQGFSEGWSNGLDPSAPSFDLNSAEGQAYQQPPAQSDSVPRYRHPNAQPSPDSSPINSQRSHNKKKNKRNRKGQSEGGGTGGEYLTPRQRRKAAREADPNQPPVGGGGGPNQLPNSNLPPKPPPGLSRDMDRAPLPAQSTLPDLLPFAPSAESGGVPVPTEAYLARANIPPAPSPSPHSLLLVIDLNGTLLHRPHSRRSDHYIRRPHAEKFVTYCIDTFSVVIWSSARPENVEKMCRDLLTDDQKQRVLAMWGRDKFGLTAKDYNRKVQVYKRLETVWGDQHINPSGMWHQGNTVLIDDSKEKARSEPHNAVTLPEFTGNKEERWEGQVLPAVHNYLNELAKTEDVSRLMRVHPFRMSMNREEKPMNGEDEF, encoded by the exons ATGATAAGACGGCAAACAAACCCTCTGCTTGCCAACCTTCTCGACCGAGTATCTCAACCACAGCAACTCTTTTCGCCAATCCGAGTTTTTGATAACAGTAACAGACTGCTATCATTGCATTCTTCTCAAGAACTCCGACTTAACTCAAAGCCATATTTCATTGGCAATTTCCATCAGAGTCGAGGTTTGAGCAAATCGGCTCGAGAAAGGCCCGATCACAAATCGACTTCTCAGAAAGGTTCACTACCTGGCAAAGGGGAATCGCTGTTgtcttcaccacccacaTCACAACTATTAACAAGACCACTGTCTTTGTTGTCATCACAGAATT GGTACACCGAACCACCAGCTCCGGCTACAGAGAGCAATCACCCAACTGTTGACACCTCCAAATCTGGAGCAGCTACTATGGATCAAAATCCAGGCTATCAAGGGTTCAGCGAAGGTTGGTCCAATGGCCTGGACCCATCTGCACCTTCCTTCGACCTCAACTCTGCCGAAGGTCAGGCTTATCAACAGCCACCAGCCCAGTCTGATTCCGTTCCCAGATATCGCCACCCCAACGCTCAGCCCAGTCCTGATTCTAGCCCCATAAATAGCCAGCGCTCTcacaacaaaaagaagaacaagcGTAACCGCAAAGGCCAAAGCGAAGGTGGCGGCACCGGAGGCGAGTACCTCACCCCCCGTCAAAGACGAAAAGCTGCCCGAGAAGCAGACCCAAACCAGCCCCCagtcggcggcggtggtggtcccAACCAACTCCCAAACAGCAACcttccccccaaaccccctcccgGCCTCTCCCGAGACATGGACAGAGCTCCCCTACCGGCGCAATCAACCCTTCCCGACCTCCTACCTTTTGCCCCATCCGCAGAGTCAGGCGGTGTTCCCGTTCCTACGGAAGCCTACCTCGCCCGCGCCAACATACCCCctgccccttccccctctccgcACTCATTACTCCTCGTCATCGACCTCAACGGCACCCTCCTTCATCGGCCCCACTCTAGGAGATCAGACCACTACATTCGCCGTCCTCATGCGGAGAAATTCGTGACGTACTGTATCGACACATTTTCCGTCGTCATCTGGTCTTCTGCCCGACCAGAAAACGTGGAAAAGATGTGCAGGGATTTACTGACGGACGACCAAAAGCAGAGGGTTCTGGCCATGTGGGGAAGGGATAAATTCGGGTTGACGGCTAAGGACTATAACAGAAAGGTACAGGTGTATAAGCGGCTGGAGACGGTGTGGGGGGATCAGCATATCAACCCCTCTGGAATGTGGCACCAGGGGAACACGGTGCTGATTGATGATTCGAAGGAAAAGGCGAGGAGCGAGCCGCACAATGCGGTGACGTTGCCGGAGTTTACGGGGAATAAGGAGGAGAGATGGGAGGGGCAGGTGTTGCCGGCTGTGCATAATTACTTGAacgagctggccaagacgGAGGATGTGAGCAGGCTTATGAGGGTTCATCCGTTTAGGATGTCTATGAATAGGGAGGAGAAGCCTATGAATGGGGAGGACGAATTTTAG
- the TEF4_2 gene encoding elongation factor EF-1 gamma subunit (EggNog:ENOG503NUBV; COG:J) gives MYSLPARNGLAKQQGHTPPEQSTPPDKFYYPSHIVALTPLQPNSPLRTFTSSQTASTAAKMAFGKLFTYPGNPRSTAIRAVAKANGLDLQEVETDLAQPTEEFTKANPLKKVPAFVGADGFTLTECIAIAIYVASQNEKTTLLGKTKQDYASILKWMSFFNSEVLPKLGNWFRPLLGKTIYNKKAVDEAEKETLAVIAVVDAHLANNTYLVGERITLADLFATGLIARGFEYFFGKEFQQKYPNVTRWYSTVYNQPIYSAVAPEFALLDAPKLTNVAPKKAEAPKPAAPKAAPKPAAPAAEEPAEAPKPKHPLEALPKATFPLDEWKRQYSNVDTPEALKWFWENVPFNEYSIWKCRYKYNDELTLTFMSNNLIGGLNTRLEASRKYLFGCASVYGTNNDSIIEGAFVIRGDDYVPVFDVAPDYESYEFTKLDPSKPEDREYVDAQWTWEKPIVENGKEYPHASGKVFK, from the exons ATGTATTCACTGCCTGCCAGAAATGGCTTAGCAAAGCAGCAGGGACACACCCCACCAGAACAATCTACCCCGCCAGATAAATTTTATTACCCTTCGCACATTGTCGCCTTGactcccctccaacccaatTCCCCTCTCCGAACCTTCACATCCAGCCAGACAGCTAGCACCGCAGCAAAGATGGCATTCGGAAAGCTCTTCACATACCCG GGCAACCCCCGCTCCACGGCCATCCGCGCCGTCGCGAAGGCCAACGGCCTCGACCTCCAGGAGGTTGAGACTGACCTCGCCCAGCCTACCGAGGAGTTCACCAAGGCCAACCCCCTCAAGAAGGTCCCCGCCTTCGTTGGCGCTGACGGCTTCACTCTCACCGAGTGCATTGCCATCGCCATCTATG TCGCCTCCCAGAACGAGAAGACCACTCTCCTCGGCAAGACCAAGCAGGA CTATGCTTCCATCCTCAAGTGGatgtccttcttcaacagcgAGGTCCTCCCCAAGCTCGGCAACTGGTtccgccctctcctcggCAAGACCATCTACAACAAGAAGGCTGTTgacgaggctgagaaggagacTCTCGCCGTCATCGCCGTTGTCGATGCTCacctcgccaacaacactTACCTTGTCGGTGAGCGCATCACCCTCGCCGATCTCTTCGCCACTGGCTTGATCGCCCGCGGCTTCGAGTACTTCTTCGGCAAGGAGTTCCAGCAAAAGTACCCCAACGTCACCCGTTGGTACTCTACTGTCTACAACCAGCCCATCTACTCGGCTGTTGCCCCCGAGTTCGCTCTTCTTGATGCCCCCAAGTTGACCAACGTCGCTcccaagaaggccgaggctcCCAAGCCCGCTGCCCCCAAGGCTGCCCCCAAGCccgctgctcctgctgccgAGGAGCCCGCTGAggcccccaagcccaagcacCCCCTTGAGGCCCTTCCCAAGGCCACCTTCCCTCTTGATGAGTGGAAGCGTCAGTACTCCAACGTTGACACCCCCGAGGCCCTCAAGTGGTTCTGGGAGAACGTTCCCTTCAATGAGTACTCCATCTGGAAGTGCCGTTACAAGTACAACGATGAGCTTACCCTGACTTTCATgtccaacaacctcatcggTGGCCTTAATACCCGCCTCGAGGCTTCCCGCAAGTACCTCTTCGGCTGCGCCTCCGTCTACGGCACCAACAACGACTCCATCATCGAGGGTGCTTTCGTCATCCGTGGTGACGACTACGTCCCCGTCTTTGACGTCGCTCCCGATTATGAGAGCTACGAGTTCACCAAGCTCGACCCCTCCAAGCCCGAGGACCGCGAGTACGTGGATGCTCAGTGGACCTGGGAGAAGCCCATTGTCGAGAACGGCAAGGAGTACCCCCACGCCTCTGGCAAGGTCTTCAAATAA
- the MRPS9 gene encoding 37S ribosomal protein S9, mitochondrial (EggNog:ENOG503NYDK; BUSCO:EOG09263K05; COG:J): protein MASIPTTRRGLAAAMRGAVRPRSLEQQFQALRLNTKGSRCLSTQSFQAAPEIDSVKLEGTIRARHARAVPVSPSYFSRTSRFNDSYLALDKLLRVYGNLPTIPANAVERVSWKTLDDFRHAVGEQVKATDYVKCLAIVKRLHQIHPKIKPAPVIQALNDFKRSVQAFSNETVKKTLDKYGRSLGSGRRKSSSARAWLVEGNGEVLVNGKTLADYFGRVHDRESAVWALHATGRMDKYNVWARVEGGGTTGQAEALTLAISRALMVHEPALKPALRRGNWLCHTRSKKGGEKEAWPREGEKETCVGQEIERFSGSIELSWVSHNGSSLGRVLPQFFSICKPDFCNNQTTNHRCDSRACSHGHSHNCTIQSHRGPPVYRTQRAQSVKEGRRRHL, encoded by the exons ATGGCCTCAATACCAACAACAAGACGAGggctcgccgccgccatgcGGGGAGCCGTGAGACCTCGGTCTCTCGAGCAACAATTTCAAGCACTGCGACTAAATACCAAGGGTTCTAGGTGCCTGTCCACCCAGTCCTTCCAGGCCGCTCCCGAGATCGATTCCGTGAAGCTCGAGGGCACGATTCGAGCCAGACACGCCCGCGCGGTACCAGTATCGCCATCCTACTTCTCGCGCACATCGCGGTTCAACGACAGCTATCTCGCCCTCGACAAGCTGCTCAGGGTCTACGGAAATCTCCCCACCATTCCCGCCAACGCCGTCGAGCGCGTGTCTTGGAAGACCCTGGACGATTTCAGACATGCCGTCGGTGAACAGGTCAAGGCAACCGACTATGTAAAGTGCCTCGCCATCGTGAAGCGGTTACATCAGATTCACCCGAAAATCAAGCCTGCCCCGGTTATTCAGGCGTTGAACGACTTCAAGCGGAGTGTCCAGGCCTTCAGCAACGAAACTGTCAAGAAAACGCTTGATAAGTACGGGCGGTCTTTGGGCAGCGGCAGGAGGAAATCGTCTTCGGCACGGGCTTGGCTTGTGGAGGGCAATGGGGAGGTTCTAGTCAATGGCAAGACCCTCGCGGATTATTTCGGACGGGTTCATGATCGCGAGAGTGCCGTTTGGGCGCTCCATGCCACTGGTCGCATGGACAAATACAATGTTTGGGCACGCGTGGAAGGAGGCGGTACCACAGGGCAGGCGGAGGCCCTTACGTTGGCCATTTCAAGAGCTCTCATGGTTCATGAGCCTGCTCTGAAACCTGCATTGAGAAGAGGCAA CTGGTTGTGTCACACGCGATCCAAGAAGGGtggagagaaagaagcaTGGCCGCGTGAAGGCGAGAAAGAGACCTGCGTGGGTCAAGAGATAGAGCGGTTTAGTGGAAGCATTGAGCTGTCTTGGGTTTCGCATAACGGATCGAGCCTGGGCAGGGTGCTGCCCCAGTTTTTCTCTATATGTAAGCCTGACTTCTGTAACAACCAAACTACCAACCATAGATGCGACTCAAGGGCTTGTTCGCACGGGCACTCCCATAACTGTACAATACAAAGCCATCGGGGCCCTCCGGTTTATAGAACACAACGTGCCCAGTCAGTcaaggagggaaggagaaggcatCTATAA